In Gracilinanus agilis isolate LMUSP501 unplaced genomic scaffold, AgileGrace unplaced_scaffold50762, whole genome shotgun sequence, a single genomic region encodes these proteins:
- the LOC123255732 gene encoding wiskott-Aldrich syndrome protein family member 1-like, producing MPPSPPSQLVPAPEPKRHPSTLPVISDARSVLLEAIRKGIQLRKVEEQREQEAKHERIENDVATILSRRIAVEYSDSEDDSEFDEVDWLE from the exons ATGCCGCCTTCCCCTCCGTCACAACTTGTTCCTGCTCCCGAGCCGAAGCGCCATCCGTCCACCCTGCCTGTAATAAGCGATGCCAGGAGCGTGCTTCTGGAAGCGATACGGAAAG GTATTCAGCTACGAAAAGTCGAGGAACAGCGTGAACAAGAGGCTAAGCACGAACGCATCGAGAATGACGTGGCCACCATCTTGTCCCGCCGGATCGCCGTGGAGTACAGCGATTCTGAAGATGATTCAGAGTTTGATGAAGTGGATTGGCTGGAGTAA